A single genomic interval of Nitrososphaerales archaeon harbors:
- the glmM gene encoding phosphoglucosamine mutase, with translation MAVSQQRLFGTNGVRFVPGVSHDLDFVIALSEALGTYFGEGEVLLGQDGRNSSPAVANATVAGLMSSGRDVAEAGVVPTPALQYAVKTLGFKGGVMVTASHNPPEYNGLKVMGPEGVEIPRLDEQRIEKVFFDGAQTRADWKSVGVARQEPSVVRNYLKGVLSKVNAKSISERKFTVVMDLGNGAQCAAAPYLVEALGCKLITLNSILDGNFLGRGPEPTPDALKDLSLAVRSVGADLGVAYDGDGDRSIFCDEDGRILWGDQSGCLIADYLLEKNPDSTVVTPVSSGQAIDVVAKKRGGKVIRTKVGSVEVSRTMLERKALFGFEENGGCIYSPHIPVRDGAMTTALMLECLAARGVAFSRAVSFSVSKFFQAKMKIEIEKKKVGAVMRAVERQAKGEVERIDGLKILTDEHSWVLVRPSGTEPIIRIFTESQSQEKADALTKRFAKVIKAASA, from the coding sequence GCACTGGGAACGTACTTCGGAGAGGGGGAGGTCCTTCTCGGTCAGGACGGCAGGAACTCGAGTCCGGCCGTAGCCAACGCAACAGTGGCGGGCCTGATGAGTTCGGGTCGTGACGTGGCAGAGGCTGGTGTGGTCCCAACCCCGGCGCTGCAGTACGCGGTGAAGACTCTGGGCTTCAAGGGGGGCGTAATGGTGACGGCCTCCCACAATCCACCGGAGTACAACGGCCTGAAGGTGATGGGGCCAGAGGGGGTCGAGATACCAAGGCTGGACGAGCAGCGTATAGAGAAGGTCTTCTTCGACGGCGCACAGACGAGGGCTGACTGGAAGAGTGTGGGGGTGGCGCGCCAAGAGCCATCAGTTGTGAGAAATTACCTCAAGGGGGTGCTCTCGAAGGTGAACGCGAAGTCGATATCAGAAAGGAAGTTCACGGTCGTCATGGACCTGGGCAACGGGGCCCAGTGCGCGGCCGCTCCATACCTCGTGGAGGCGCTCGGCTGCAAGCTGATCACGCTCAACTCGATTCTGGATGGGAACTTCCTCGGAAGGGGCCCAGAGCCCACGCCGGATGCCCTGAAGGACCTCTCCCTCGCCGTTAGGTCTGTCGGGGCCGACCTCGGCGTTGCGTACGACGGAGACGGCGACAGGTCGATCTTCTGCGACGAGGACGGCAGAATCCTGTGGGGCGACCAAAGTGGTTGCCTCATCGCCGACTACCTCCTCGAGAAGAACCCAGACAGCACCGTTGTCACCCCCGTGAGCTCCGGTCAGGCGATAGATGTCGTGGCGAAGAAGAGGGGCGGGAAGGTGATCAGGACCAAGGTCGGCAGCGTGGAGGTCTCCAGGACGATGCTGGAGAGGAAGGCTCTCTTCGGCTTCGAAGAGAACGGGGGGTGCATCTACTCGCCGCACATACCCGTCAGAGACGGCGCGATGACAACCGCGCTGATGTTAGAGTGCCTGGCGGCCAGGGGCGTCGCTTTCTCGCGGGCAGTGTCTTTCTCCGTCTCGAAGTTCTTCCAAGCAAAAATGAAGATTGAGATTGAGAAGAAGAAGGTCGGTGCAGTCATGAGGGCAGTGGAGAGGCAGGCGAAGGGAGAGGTCGAGCGCATCGATGGGCTCAAGATATTGACGGACGAGCACTCTTGGGTTCTGGTCAGGCCGAGCGGGACGGAGCCGATAATCAGAATCTTCACCGAGTCCCAGAGTCAGGAGAAGGCTGACGCTCTCACGAAGAGGTTCGCCAAAGTGATCAAGGCAGCCTCAGCGTAA
- the thiL gene encoding thiamine-phosphate kinase has product MEIIGSVLRFTGRLPRGYGKIGDDVAIVPVAGKKLVLKVDMLVESTDVPRGMTFRQAGRKAVAMCVSDFAAKGVKPDSYMVSLGVPKKMGSRDIDDLALGFRDASREWAVRLVGGDTNEAKELVVDCTMVGFGGHVVGRGGAKQGDIVATTGLFGCPPAGLQILIRGAKAAAGFRRAAVKSVLSPTPNLRLGLALAGFWTSSMDSSDGLARSLHALARASGVGMEIHTLPTADGVEEFAKANKLSARRLVLEGGEEYLIVGTMKARRFSGASRVAERNGGRIFEIGRVTGRSGRVTLRSRNGTKPIEDAGWVHLR; this is encoded by the coding sequence TTGGAGATAATCGGGTCGGTCCTCAGGTTCACTGGAAGGCTTCCGAGGGGCTACGGGAAGATAGGAGACGACGTGGCGATCGTGCCTGTCGCAGGGAAGAAGCTCGTCCTGAAGGTGGACATGCTTGTGGAGAGCACCGACGTCCCGAGGGGTATGACGTTCAGGCAGGCTGGCCGGAAGGCTGTCGCGATGTGCGTGAGCGACTTCGCCGCCAAAGGCGTCAAACCTGATTCGTACATGGTCTCGTTGGGCGTCCCCAAAAAGATGGGCAGCCGCGACATCGACGACCTGGCCCTCGGGTTCAGGGACGCATCGAGAGAATGGGCCGTGAGACTCGTAGGCGGCGACACCAATGAGGCAAAGGAACTTGTGGTGGATTGCACGATGGTCGGCTTCGGCGGACACGTCGTCGGGAGAGGGGGAGCCAAGCAAGGAGACATCGTCGCGACCACGGGGCTCTTCGGCTGTCCACCCGCCGGACTACAGATTCTCATCAGAGGAGCGAAGGCTGCCGCGGGCTTCCGCAGGGCAGCCGTGAAGAGCGTCCTTTCACCCACGCCGAACTTGCGACTTGGGCTCGCTCTTGCCGGCTTCTGGACGTCATCGATGGACTCGAGCGACGGTCTGGCGAGGAGCCTTCACGCGCTGGCCAGGGCGAGCGGGGTCGGGATGGAGATTCACACACTCCCGACAGCCGATGGCGTGGAGGAGTTCGCGAAGGCTAACAAACTCTCGGCAAGGCGCTTGGTCCTTGAGGGAGGGGAAGAGTACCTGATCGTCGGGACGATGAAGGCAAGAAGGTTCTCGGGGGCGAGCAGGGTCGCGGAGAGAAACGGGGGGAGGATCTTCGAAATCGGCAGGGTGACAGGCCGCAGCGGACGGGTCACGCTGCGCTCGCGAAACGGGACGAAACCAATCGAAGACGCAGGATGGGTCCACTTACGCTGA